One window of Botrimarina mediterranea genomic DNA carries:
- a CDS encoding type VI secretion system Vgr family protein, with the protein MSDAAESGATEYTLSDKGRVLRVSSSLDSPLIATSMRCIEALSEPFRIELTFLSEADDIDFSEVLGKSMTVTVDLPGQTTRYWNGVVTAFTQSGRDDNFSYYAALVQPKLARLALQSNCRIFQDMKVDDILEELLAGIEEKKTAYTHAEERLPHNYRVQYGETDFAFVSRLMEEAGIFYYFEHDEKKHTMVLCDDSTQAAVGADLAPLEYRPTDGGVQDKPAVKRWRKTQALAPTGITFRDTHFQAPRDPFEATRKVAATLSLGASTHKLPPDGTEHALLDYGSGYTVRYDGVGTKEQNPGADGVGKDALSNMRADAEREAQRVCDLLTAEAISIDGGSDALALTPGGAFTLSGHFNADTDYVVTRIFHDLKVGGAYASPDDEALHYENEFYCWPKATPYRPRQVTPKPRIHGVQSAWVVADLTESEADITKLKTQLYDKYGRVKIRFPWDRRAEAVVEGEQPDGAVGPTNRSCWVRVAQFWAGAGWGAFFWPRHGNEVLVAFEHGDPDRPIIVGSVYNAKNLPPMEMPRQQDVAGVRSCSIQGNPTSEYNGITFHDELYNEHLEIQSEGHSVKKNEQSEHSYVLGSSISVCGSLFGFPK; encoded by the coding sequence ATGTCCGACGCCGCCGAGAGTGGAGCCACCGAGTACACGCTAAGCGACAAGGGCCGCGTGCTGCGCGTGTCGTCGTCGCTCGACTCGCCGCTGATCGCGACCTCGATGCGCTGCATCGAGGCGTTGTCCGAGCCGTTCCGGATCGAGTTGACATTTCTCAGCGAAGCGGACGACATCGATTTCTCCGAAGTCCTCGGCAAATCGATGACGGTCACGGTTGATCTCCCCGGCCAGACAACCCGCTACTGGAATGGCGTCGTCACGGCGTTCACGCAGTCGGGCCGCGACGACAACTTTTCCTACTACGCCGCCTTGGTGCAACCCAAACTGGCGCGGCTCGCTTTACAGAGCAATTGTCGCATCTTCCAAGATATGAAAGTTGACGACATCCTTGAGGAGTTGCTCGCCGGCATTGAGGAGAAGAAAACAGCGTACACGCACGCCGAAGAGCGGCTGCCCCACAACTACCGGGTGCAGTACGGCGAGACCGATTTTGCGTTCGTAAGCCGATTGATGGAAGAGGCAGGCATCTTCTATTACTTCGAGCATGACGAGAAGAAGCACACGATGGTGCTCTGCGACGACTCGACGCAGGCTGCCGTCGGAGCGGACCTCGCGCCGCTCGAATACCGCCCGACGGATGGCGGTGTTCAAGACAAACCGGCGGTCAAGCGTTGGCGAAAGACTCAAGCGCTAGCGCCGACGGGCATCACCTTCCGCGACACGCATTTTCAGGCGCCACGCGATCCCTTTGAAGCAACTCGCAAGGTAGCGGCGACGCTGTCGCTGGGCGCATCGACGCACAAGCTGCCGCCCGACGGGACGGAACACGCGCTCCTGGATTACGGAAGCGGCTACACCGTGCGGTACGACGGCGTCGGGACGAAAGAACAGAACCCAGGCGCCGATGGCGTCGGCAAAGACGCCCTGTCCAATATGCGGGCGGACGCCGAGCGGGAAGCGCAACGTGTCTGCGATTTGCTTACCGCCGAGGCGATCTCGATCGACGGCGGGAGCGACGCTTTGGCGCTGACGCCGGGGGGCGCCTTCACCCTGTCGGGGCACTTCAACGCCGACACCGACTATGTGGTGACGCGTATCTTCCACGACCTGAAGGTTGGCGGCGCTTACGCGTCACCCGATGACGAAGCGTTGCATTACGAGAACGAGTTCTACTGCTGGCCGAAGGCGACGCCGTATCGTCCCCGCCAGGTGACGCCTAAGCCCCGAATCCATGGTGTCCAATCGGCGTGGGTGGTCGCCGACCTCACCGAGAGCGAGGCGGACATCACCAAACTCAAGACACAACTCTACGACAAGTACGGCCGCGTAAAGATCCGGTTTCCGTGGGACCGCCGGGCGGAGGCTGTCGTCGAAGGCGAGCAACCGGATGGCGCCGTCGGCCCGACGAATCGTTCGTGTTGGGTGCGGGTCGCCCAATTCTGGGCCGGCGCGGGCTGGGGCGCCTTCTTCTGGCCTCGGCATGGCAACGAAGTGCTTGTCGCCTTCGAGCACGGGGACCCCGACCGCCCGATCATCGTCGGCAGCGTTTACAACGCGAAGAATTTGCCGCCGATGGAGATGCCGCGGCAGCAGGACGTCGCAGGCGTGCGATCATGCAGCATCCAGGGCAACCCGACGTCCGAGTACAACGGCATCACTTTCCACGATGAACTCTATAACGAACATCTTGAGATTCAGTCCGAGGGGCATTCCGTCAAGAAGAACGAGCAGAGCGAGCACAGCTATGTGCTAGGCAGCTCGATAAGCGTGTGCGGATCGCTGTTTGGCTTCCCTAAGTAA